One Timaviella obliquedivisa GSE-PSE-MK23-08B DNA window includes the following coding sequences:
- a CDS encoding response regulator transcription factor, producing MTVSASKAPTSATSAAPVSILLVDDQQPFRQGLRTLLDFCNINSSTNFTIVGEAASADQAFNLAIEQHPTLTLLDLELAHGDGIEVLNRLANMSYAGKVLVLSSHHQDEWVFRAMQSGARGYVCKDRLVTQLHEAIATVLNGEVYLSPEIATGFFRMFHFYAGRSLQARQSVHLTEREQEVLHWLVQGASNDAIAQHLFITIATVKAHLTAIFEKLQVTSRTQAIVKALKLGVVTA from the coding sequence ATGACGGTTTCTGCATCCAAAGCTCCTACATCCGCTACGTCTGCCGCTCCGGTTTCGATTTTGCTGGTCGATGATCAGCAGCCATTTCGCCAAGGGTTGCGAACGCTATTAGATTTTTGCAATATTAATAGTTCAACGAATTTCACCATTGTTGGAGAAGCGGCATCGGCAGATCAAGCTTTTAATTTGGCGATCGAGCAACATCCGACGTTAACGCTGCTGGATTTAGAACTGGCGCACGGAGATGGCATAGAGGTGCTAAATCGTTTGGCGAATATGAGTTATGCGGGTAAGGTATTGGTCTTATCGTCTCACCATCAAGATGAGTGGGTGTTTCGAGCAATGCAGTCAGGGGCGCGGGGATATGTGTGCAAGGATCGGCTTGTCACTCAACTGCATGAGGCGATCGCCACTGTACTCAATGGTGAAGTGTATCTTTCGCCTGAAATTGCGACGGGGTTCTTTCGGATGTTTCATTTTTATGCAGGGCGATCGCTGCAAGCTAGGCAGTCGGTGCATTTAACAGAGCGCGAACAAGAGGTGTTGCACTGGTTAGTTCAAGGGGCTTCTAACGATGCGATCGCTCAGCATTTGTTTATTACCATTGCAACGGTTAAGGCGCATCTTACAGCAATTTTTGAAAAACTACAGGTAACAAGCCGCACCCAAGCGATCGTTAAAGCGCTGAAGCTAGGCGTGGTGACCGCTTAA
- a CDS encoding ferritin-like domain-containing protein, with protein MKSQKALSASRRNLIKWGVCGFGGLMLATLPKMATAQSRRSRTLTFNADDVGILNFALLLEELEAAFYAAVADSGKVTDTREAEYMRVLGAQEAAHVTFLRSVLGDQTLFATEDISFNSEGLEAILSDRDQILNTAVALEDVGVHAYNGAGPSLTNPTYLLAAGSIVSVEARHAAGVRSLLGRPVTEPDSDRLVQDADLVAELNPFTGKAYDELYTPKQIVAIVASLNLINNPINGALVA; from the coding sequence ATGAAGAGCCAAAAGGCATTATCTGCCTCGCGCCGCAATCTCATCAAGTGGGGAGTTTGTGGTTTTGGTGGTTTAATGCTTGCAACCCTCCCCAAGATGGCAACTGCCCAATCTAGGCGTAGTCGCACCCTCACTTTCAATGCCGATGACGTTGGCATTCTTAACTTTGCTCTCTTGCTGGAGGAACTTGAAGCTGCTTTTTATGCAGCAGTAGCGGATTCTGGCAAGGTTACAGATACCAGAGAGGCAGAGTACATGAGAGTTTTAGGCGCTCAAGAAGCGGCTCATGTGACGTTTTTACGCAGTGTTTTGGGTGACCAAACCTTGTTTGCTACTGAAGATATTAGCTTCAACTCAGAGGGGTTAGAGGCTATTCTTAGCGATCGCGACCAGATTCTTAATACAGCGGTTGCTTTAGAAGATGTGGGCGTTCATGCTTATAACGGTGCAGGCCCTAGTCTCACCAACCCAACTTACCTTCTAGCCGCAGGGTCGATTGTTTCAGTCGAGGCGCGTCATGCGGCTGGCGTTAGATCGCTACTTGGGAGACCTGTCACTGAGCCAGACAGCGATCGCTTAGTGCAGGACGCAGACTTAGTCGCTGAGCTTAATCCATTTACAGGAAAAGCTTACGACGAGCTATACACCCCTAAACAAATTGTGGCGATCGTTGCCTCACTAAACCTGATCAACAACCCAATCAACGGTGCGCTCGTTGCATAA
- a CDS encoding ferritin-like domain-containing protein, with protein sequence MKTHLTPIIPRATHRLLLPYHFLAVLFAQSGRFVSQVRPLAKAMVFILPLLLVVCFIPTSAAYAQGTVLTPRQVTEYALTLEKLEADFYRRGVAAAQNGGLAGAPQVAKDAIVSYGQDEADHVEQLSAVLPSLGGDPNAVTIPANPNYTAILGRDPFANPADFLLAGQYVEDLGVAAYKGQVQNLLAAGEAGKTVLAAALAIHSVEARHAAGVRFLRQSLLGEDVNPWISTNASSTEVIYNENRGGSPIPFSSDAFDGYATADEVLALVSPILNVAQQPTVPQPTTVPQPTTPRPSPSPQPTPSGSGSSAPVRALW encoded by the coding sequence ATGAAAACCCATTTGACCCCTATCATTCCACGGGCGACTCATCGTCTATTATTGCCCTATCATTTCCTCGCAGTTTTATTTGCTCAATCGGGTCGGTTTGTGAGTCAGGTTCGACCTCTGGCTAAAGCAATGGTCTTTATTCTGCCATTGCTGTTGGTAGTATGTTTCATTCCAACCTCTGCGGCGTATGCTCAGGGCACAGTTTTGACACCTCGGCAAGTCACAGAATATGCATTGACATTAGAGAAATTAGAAGCCGACTTTTATCGTCGAGGTGTGGCTGCGGCTCAAAACGGTGGCTTGGCAGGCGCTCCTCAGGTGGCTAAAGATGCGATCGTGTCTTATGGGCAAGATGAAGCTGACCATGTTGAGCAACTTTCAGCAGTCCTGCCTTCTTTAGGAGGCGATCCAAATGCTGTCACCATTCCGGCTAACCCCAACTACACGGCAATTTTAGGACGTGATCCTTTTGCTAATCCCGCAGACTTTCTTTTAGCAGGGCAGTACGTTGAGGATTTAGGAGTTGCAGCTTACAAGGGGCAAGTGCAAAACCTTTTGGCAGCAGGTGAAGCCGGTAAAACTGTTTTGGCAGCAGCCCTAGCTATTCACAGTGTAGAAGCTCGACATGCCGCTGGCGTTAGGTTTCTACGACAATCCTTGCTAGGAGAAGATGTAAATCCTTGGATTTCAACAAATGCCAGCAGTACCGAAGTGATCTATAACGAGAACCGAGGCGGCTCTCCGATTCCCTTTAGTTCTGATGCATTTGATGGTTACGCAACCGCAGATGAAGTGCTGGCACTCGTTAGTCCAATTTTGAATGTTGCCCAGCAACCGACAGTACCTCAGCCGACGACAGTACCTCAGCCTACAACACCTCGTCCTAGCCCATCTCCGCAGCCTACGCCTTCAGGCAGTGGCTCTTCGGCACCCGTACGAGCCTTGTGGTAA
- a CDS encoding DinB family protein, whose product MYDRTSAETMAQYNHWMNLKLYAVCAEMSDEQRREDRGAFFKSISGTLNHLLVGDRIWMGRFMSQPYVAQLRQELYSDFNELRQQREITDQQILEWSKQLTNDWLNQTLRYKSASDGVERVLPHGLLVIHLFNHQTHHRGQLTTLLSQLGYDLGVTDLPWMPTLNVRDGD is encoded by the coding sequence ATGTACGATCGCACTTCTGCTGAAACAATGGCACAGTACAACCATTGGATGAACCTAAAGCTTTATGCCGTTTGTGCCGAGATGTCAGATGAACAGCGCCGGGAAGATCGAGGTGCTTTTTTTAAGTCGATTAGTGGAACGTTGAATCATCTGCTAGTGGGCGATCGCATTTGGATGGGACGCTTTATGAGTCAGCCTTACGTTGCCCAACTCAGACAGGAACTTTACTCTGATTTTAACGAACTTCGGCAACAGCGAGAAATAACAGATCAACAGATTTTAGAATGGTCAAAGCAACTCACAAATGATTGGTTGAACCAAACCTTGAGATATAAATCAGCTTCCGATGGGGTAGAGCGAGTACTCCCTCATGGGTTGCTTGTGATTCATTTGTTTAACCACCAAACTCACCACCGTGGACAACTCACCACACTTCTAAGCCAACTGGGCTACGACCTGGGTGTCACTGACTTGCCTTGGATGCCTACTCTAAATGTAAGAGATGGAGATTGA
- a CDS encoding EAL domain-containing protein produces the protein MTRSLHSLHPSTSIINLYQQALSGISLSALCHAALVLVTDHLQIEYGSIWQVLSDGNTLHRDSSVGWNHTSLDCSEVSAYLHAQIKYLLQAHQPTFVSHQAAKLGIEGLLTLHPHARFQAKVSGVNLPIPGATLPLGFLELYSDTYRIFSDDEIDFLETVTHVLAIAIERKRSEELIHTQTQVLEKIAFGANLLETFNTLCLLLESKSPASVCSIRLFDNTLNVLRFSAAPSSSETDNPIPPELPVAEGMASCGTAAHRRVSVFVNDTAQDPLWKNFQDLAECYNVRACWSSPFFSRKGDLLGTFSLSHSVPCEPTPHHLQILETATYLSSIAVERHHAAETLKQQALHDALTGLPNRVFFMEQLEQRIQVVRACWLLKEPPAESCDFAVLFLDVDHFKLVNDSLGHNIGDQLLIEIVRLVKRCIRTKDTFARLGGDEFAVLLETIEEVSQAQLIADRIRAVLSFPLKLNEHEVFTSVSIGIAHSSNGYTQPEELLRDADTAMYRAKSQGRANYEIFDKEMHTHALSRLHTEMDLRHVVEDLFLNNTSPLQLHYQPIISLSTGVIVGFEALIRWVHPERGFISPTEFIPVAEETGLIVPIGRWVLHEACNQLRRWQEKPGQAQDLIMSINVSGRQLLQPDFTSQISQILQATQISTSSIKLEITESVLMETATCVTDQLAQLQELGVRLSLDDFGTGYSSLSYLYRFPINNLKVDRSFVDGLGSGQDKIVQTIIALAHGLGIDVTAEGVETSEQLVCLKALGCEFGQGYLFSCPVDSETAELLFSQPPYLVE, from the coding sequence TTGACGCGATCGCTCCACTCTCTCCATCCTTCTACTTCAATTATCAATCTTTACCAGCAAGCGCTTTCGGGTATTAGCCTCTCCGCCCTCTGCCATGCTGCCCTTGTCCTGGTTACAGACCATCTTCAGATAGAGTACGGCAGCATTTGGCAAGTTCTGTCAGACGGCAACACCCTACACCGTGATAGCAGCGTTGGTTGGAATCATACGTCTCTAGACTGTTCAGAAGTAAGTGCCTATCTCCATGCTCAGATTAAATATTTACTTCAAGCCCATCAGCCTACCTTTGTTAGTCATCAAGCTGCCAAACTGGGTATAGAAGGTCTACTGACTTTACATCCCCATGCCAGGTTTCAAGCCAAGGTGAGTGGCGTAAATTTGCCCATTCCTGGAGCTACTCTTCCTTTGGGGTTCTTAGAACTTTATTCGGACACGTATCGTATTTTCTCTGATGACGAAATTGACTTTTTGGAGACAGTTACTCATGTCTTGGCGATCGCCATTGAACGGAAGCGATCGGAAGAATTGATCCACACCCAAACTCAAGTCCTAGAGAAAATTGCCTTCGGTGCTAATCTACTGGAGACTTTTAATACCTTGTGCCTACTCCTAGAAAGCAAGTCTCCAGCTAGCGTTTGTTCAATTCGGCTCTTTGACAACACACTGAATGTGCTCCGCTTTAGCGCTGCCCCTAGCAGTTCAGAAACCGATAACCCAATCCCTCCCGAATTGCCTGTCGCCGAGGGCATGGCTTCCTGTGGCACAGCTGCTCATCGTCGAGTCTCTGTTTTTGTCAACGATACTGCTCAAGATCCGCTTTGGAAAAACTTTCAAGATCTTGCTGAATGCTACAACGTACGTGCCTGCTGGTCTTCTCCGTTCTTTTCTCGAAAGGGAGACTTACTAGGCACTTTTTCCTTGTCCCACTCAGTGCCCTGCGAACCCACTCCCCACCATTTGCAAATTTTAGAGACTGCCACTTACCTTTCTAGTATTGCGGTAGAACGCCACCATGCTGCTGAAACCCTCAAGCAGCAAGCTCTTCATGATGCCCTAACTGGGCTACCTAATCGCGTCTTTTTTATGGAGCAATTGGAGCAACGGATTCAAGTTGTCCGCGCCTGCTGGCTTCTTAAGGAGCCACCTGCTGAGTCTTGTGACTTCGCCGTTTTGTTTTTAGATGTCGATCACTTCAAACTTGTCAATGATAGTTTAGGGCACAACATTGGTGATCAATTGCTCATCGAGATTGTGCGACTTGTGAAGCGATGCATTCGCACCAAAGATACCTTTGCCCGTCTTGGCGGAGATGAGTTTGCTGTTCTGCTGGAAACCATTGAGGAAGTCTCTCAGGCGCAACTAATTGCCGATCGCATTCGGGCTGTCCTTTCTTTTCCGCTCAAGCTCAACGAACATGAGGTCTTTACTTCTGTTAGCATCGGCATTGCTCACTCGTCAAACGGGTATACTCAACCTGAAGAATTGCTCCGCGACGCAGACACCGCCATGTATCGGGCTAAGTCTCAAGGGCGAGCAAATTATGAAATTTTTGATAAAGAAATGCATACCCATGCCTTATCGCGGCTGCATACAGAAATGGATCTCCGCCATGTTGTTGAAGATTTATTTCTAAACAATACCTCGCCTCTACAACTTCATTACCAGCCCATTATTTCCTTATCAACAGGAGTCATTGTTGGGTTTGAGGCACTTATTCGTTGGGTTCATCCTGAACGAGGTTTTATCTCTCCAACTGAGTTTATTCCAGTAGCAGAAGAAACAGGTTTAATCGTCCCGATCGGTCGATGGGTACTGCATGAAGCTTGCAACCAACTGCGACGCTGGCAAGAAAAACCAGGACAAGCCCAAGACCTGATTATGAGCATCAATGTTTCTGGTCGGCAATTACTTCAACCCGACTTTACTTCACAAATTAGCCAGATTCTTCAAGCCACTCAAATATCAACCTCATCTATTAAGCTCGAGATTACTGAAAGTGTTTTGATGGAAACAGCGACCTGTGTCACGGATCAATTAGCGCAACTGCAAGAGTTGGGAGTTCGGCTCAGCCTTGACGATTTTGGGACGGGCTACTCATCCTTAAGCTATCTCTACCGTTTCCCCATTAATAATTTAAAGGTCGATCGCTCTTTTGTAGACGGCTTGGGTAGTGGTCAAGACAAGATTGTCCAAACTATTATTGCCTTGGCGCATGGCTTAGGGATAGATGTGACTGCCGAAGGAGTTGAAACTTCTGAACAACTCGTTTGCCTAAAAGCCTTGGGCTGCGAATTTGGACAAGGCTATCTATTCTCCTGCCCGGTTGATTCAGAAACCGCAGAGCTACTGTTCAGCCAACCTCCCTATTTGGTAGAGTAA
- a CDS encoding HAMP domain-containing histidine kinase codes for MYLSAPLLHPPLTRQLPNISHICQLQLQQLALQIPVLQAQIVHWHQSGTQPAKTRQVTSLHEQSSELLWYSKYQKLLIDSDEFLTQFATLPLQVLTVLENFSSNAIASVCRFGQQGDFLLLWTQARLSSSQQMLVEGQVQLLEHFLTMHQAHLRQQAENQLLEQILQCAEHQLRNPLALISLYAENLYLGLSADGQKQQVALIRETTAQLTESVSNLFACGQQSQLRVVSCDVLEILRDAAAGLQPWLREKQVKICFPKSTVHLSIDRWQVQQVFHNLLHNAVQFSPLGGVITCQWQIFQQEVLITIADQGCGLPEADIEQVFKPFYSRRPGGTGLGLAIAQKIILDHQGSLWAENLSQGGAQFSISLPKSSAY; via the coding sequence ATGTATTTATCAGCTCCTTTGCTTCATCCTCCTTTAACCCGTCAGCTTCCAAACATTTCCCATATCTGTCAACTTCAGTTGCAGCAGTTAGCGCTCCAAATTCCTGTTTTACAGGCGCAAATTGTCCACTGGCATCAATCGGGAACGCAGCCAGCGAAAACACGGCAAGTTACATCTTTACACGAACAGTCGAGTGAATTACTTTGGTACAGCAAGTATCAAAAATTACTCATCGATTCAGACGAATTTTTAACTCAATTTGCAACTTTACCCTTGCAAGTATTGACTGTTTTAGAGAATTTCTCGAGTAACGCGATCGCATCGGTTTGTCGCTTTGGTCAACAGGGTGACTTTTTGCTACTTTGGACTCAAGCTCGTCTTTCTTCGTCTCAGCAAATGCTGGTAGAGGGTCAAGTACAGCTTTTAGAGCATTTTTTAACAATGCACCAAGCGCATCTGCGGCAACAAGCAGAAAATCAACTTTTAGAGCAGATTTTACAATGCGCAGAGCATCAACTCCGAAATCCCTTAGCCTTGATTAGTCTTTATGCAGAGAACCTTTATCTGGGACTGTCGGCAGATGGACAAAAGCAGCAGGTAGCATTAATTCGAGAAACCACGGCTCAGTTAACTGAAAGCGTTTCTAATTTGTTCGCCTGTGGACAACAGTCGCAATTGCGGGTTGTTTCTTGTGATGTGCTAGAAATTTTGCGGGATGCTGCTGCTGGTTTACAACCTTGGCTCCGAGAAAAACAGGTTAAAATTTGCTTTCCTAAATCAACAGTGCATCTTTCGATCGATCGCTGGCAAGTTCAGCAGGTGTTCCACAATCTTTTGCATAATGCTGTGCAGTTTAGTCCTTTAGGCGGTGTGATCACTTGTCAATGGCAAATATTTCAGCAAGAGGTGTTGATTACAATTGCTGATCAAGGCTGTGGATTACCTGAAGCTGACATTGAGCAGGTATTTAAGCCATTTTACTCTCGTCGTCCGGGGGGGACGGGGCTAGGGTTAGCGATCGCTCAGAAAATTATTCTTGATCATCAGGGCAGCCTTTGGGCGGAAAACCTGTCCCAGGGCGGCGCACAGTTCTCGATTAGCTTGCCAAAGTCATCAGCTTACTAA
- a CDS encoding DUF3122 domain-containing protein, with protein sequence MKYLKSLLLAILIVFLTLANGMTCSPAAAEIRQFHESPGKLLYKSQWALKDQTGKSWQAIAFQVRSANSLKPGFAVRLRLVGFPNSVTLSPLQPLRLDDRQQFLTASNISVNLPPGAIGEFDIQPILSQLNPKTPLYLTLTTKDASTIDLKVPPFLVEEWQGLPNRLQ encoded by the coding sequence ATGAAGTATTTGAAATCTCTGCTATTGGCAATTCTCATCGTTTTTCTAACCCTTGCTAATGGCATGACTTGTTCACCTGCCGCCGCTGAAATTCGCCAATTCCACGAATCTCCTGGAAAATTGCTTTACAAATCTCAGTGGGCTCTAAAAGATCAAACTGGCAAATCTTGGCAGGCGATCGCCTTTCAGGTACGTTCAGCCAATTCCTTAAAACCCGGCTTTGCAGTTCGGCTCCGTCTGGTAGGGTTTCCTAACTCAGTGACCCTCAGCCCTCTCCAACCGCTCCGGCTCGACGATCGCCAACAGTTTCTCACTGCCTCCAACATATCTGTCAACCTTCCCCCCGGAGCGATCGGAGAGTTTGATATTCAGCCTATCCTTTCCCAACTCAATCCTAAAACGCCCCTATATCTGACCCTGACCACAAAAGACGCATCGACTATTGATCTAAAAGTGCCACCTTTCCTGGTTGAAGAGTGGCAAGGTTTACCTAATCGGTTGCAATAG